The following proteins are co-located in the Engraulis encrasicolus isolate BLACKSEA-1 chromosome 2, IST_EnEncr_1.0, whole genome shotgun sequence genome:
- the LOC134462710 gene encoding zinc finger MYM-type protein 1-like — MAGKRKKVDIRSYFSKKSVTDPTSQRHTTTQADGDGGKESQVTAQPCCSSDKGEETGEETGAQVAIMTHDTGEDTGEESGSKETGTPVVSIRESSSESDTGSDEEQCSGGDSLDIGNKPNQPDPKSIPDQTLTSRVLHFQERWYKQYPWLHYSPAVKGVLCFYCVKAYTVQKSAMSKKADHAFSSKGYTNWKNALERFERHQNCQAHHHAVTVHAQQAAPIDSQLSSAWSKQQGNARHCLRSIVGSVQFLSRQGLAMRGHGKEDGNLFQHLKHKAKDDACLSDWLSRHHDYTSPTVQNEILQLFGTCIVKDIAQTLRSLSVQQFSIIIDGTQDISGTEQESICFRYVDEDLVPHEVFVGLYQVSRTTGVEIARAAVDVLLRLNIPLAYLRGQAYDGAANMSGSYSGAQAEMKKQQPLALYVHCGPHCLNLITQAACQASPLIRDALEWVHDLGTLSKQSGKFKGMFSAIAADSEGPNVSLRPLCPTRWTVRGNAVKAVLSQYESVLVSLEEMAASGSSSAAKANGLHDRFSKGKTVLGLLVALEVIEELECLNKSLQKRTATIAGMKEAIECVKSTLQGKRKGEKFQKVFDKAVEMVDSLELEPIQIPHQRRPPKRYTGEAGSHTPKTPEESYRPEFYKVLDTVAVQFEDRFNQPDLCVLQKLEETLLSGKVDGIVDQYPEINRQTLEIQLAMFRSKYTFTSSSEVATIIRGMPVEVRGLFNEVESLVRLLLVVPVSSAEAERSFSALRRLKTWLRSTMTQVRLNNAAVCHVHQDILDNIDIKQICQQFVAVNDRRRHVFGSFT, encoded by the exons atggcaggcaaaagaaaaaaagtggacatacggagctacttttcaaagaaatct GTGACAGATCCAACATCACAACGCCACACTACAACACAGGCAGACGGCGATGGAGGGAAAGAGTCACAG GTGACAGCTCAGCCATGTTGTAGCTCAGACAAAGGCGAAGAGACAGGCGAAGAGACAGGAGCACAG GTGGCAATCATGACACATGATACAGGGGAAGATACAGGAGAAGAGTCAGGGTCAAAG GAAACTGGCACACCTGTAGTGAGCATCAGGGAGAGCAGCAGTGAGAGTGACACCGGCAGTGATGAAGAGCAGTGTAGTGGTGGTGATAGTCTGGACATTGGCAATAAGCCAAACCAGCCTGACCCAAAATCCATCCCAGATCAAACATTGACCAGTAGGGTCCTCCATTTTCAAGAAAGGTGGTATAAACAGTACCCATGGCTTCATTATAGCCCTGCAGTAAAGGGAGTTCTCTGTTTTTACTGTGTGAAGGCATATACTGTACAGAAAAGTGCTATGTCAAAAAAAGCAGACCATGCATTCTCCTCCAAGGGGTATACAAACTGGAAGAATGCGCTTGAAAGATTTGAACGGCACCAAAATTGTCAGGCCCATCATCATGCAGTCACAGTGCATGCTCAACAAGCAGCCCCCATAGATTCACAACTCTCAAGTGCCTGGTCAAAACAGCAGGGAAATGCCAGACACTGCTTAAGAAGTATTGTTGGTTCAGTACAGTTCCTTAGCAGGCAGGGATTGGCAATGCGTGGCCATGGAAAGGAAGATGGTAACCTGTTTCAACACTTGAAACATAAAGCCAAGGATGACGCCTGTCTCTCTGACTGGTTGTCCCGTCACCATGATTATACATCTCCAACAGTGCAAAATGAGATTTTACAGTTGTTTGGCACCTGTATAGTTAAAGACATTGCACAAACTCTCAGATCTCTGTCTGTGCAGCAGTTCTCCATCATTATAGATGGTACTCAAGATATTTCAGGGACTGAGCAAGAGTCCATATGTTTTAGGTATGTGGATGAGGATCTGGTTCCACATGAGGTGTTTGTGGGCTTATATCAAGTGTCAAGAACTACTGGAGTGGAGATAGCAAGAGCAGCGGTGGATGTGCTTTTGAGGCTGAACATCCCATTGGCATATTTGAGAGGTCAGGCATACGATGGTGCAGCAAACATGTCAGGATCGTATTCAGGTGCACAGGCAGAAATGAAAAAACAGCAACCACTGGCATTGTATGTGCACTGCGGGCCTCACTGCCTGAACCTGATAACACAGGCTGCATGTCAGGCCAGTCCTTTAATTCGTGATGCCTTAGAGTGGGTGCATGATCTGGGGACATTAAGCAAGCAGTCAGGCAAATTCAAGGGCATGTTTTCAGCTATAGCCGCAGATTCAGAGGGACCAAATGTGTCTCTTAGACCACTCTGCCCAACCAGGTGGACAGTAAGGGGAAATGCTGTCAAAGCCGTGCTATCTCAATATGAGAGTGTGCTGGTGAGCCTAGAGGAGATGGCAGCAAGTGGGTCAAGCTCAGCTGCTAAGGCAAATGGTTTGCATGACAGATTTTCAAAGGGAAAGACAGTGCTTGGGCTTCTAGTGGCATTGGAGGTCATTGAGGAGCTAGAATGCCTCAATAAGTCCCTGCAGAAAAGAACAGCAACAATTGCTGGAATGAAGGAAGCAATAGAGTGTGTCAAATCCACCCTACAGggtaaaagaaaaggggaaaaattcCAGAAAGTGTTCGATAAAGCTGTGGAAATGGTGGATTCCCTGGAACTTGAGCCAATTCAGATTCCTCACCAGAGACGGCCACCGAAACGGTACACTGGTGAGGCAGGCAGTCACACTCCCAAGACACCTGAGGAGTCTTACAGACCAGAATTTTACAAGGTGCTGGATACTGTAGCTGTTCAGTTTGAGGATAGGTTTAACCAACCTGATCTATGTGTCTTGCAGAAATTGGAAGAAACTCTGCTGTCTGGAAAGGTGGATGGCATTGTTGATCAGTACCCAGAAATTAACAGGCAGACTCTTGAGATTCAGTTGGCCATGTTCAGGTCAAAATATACATTCACATCTAGTAGTGAGGTGGCTACTATTATCAGAGGGATGCCAGTTGAGGTGAGGGGTCTGTTTAATGAAGTGGAAAGCCTTGTCAGGCTGCTTTTAGTTGTGCCAGTTTCATCAGCTGAAGCAGAGAGAAGCTTCAGTGCCCTGAGAAGGCTGAAAACATGGCTGCGGTCAACAATGACCCAAGTGAGATTGAACAATGCAGCTGTATGCCATGTTCATCAGGACATACTGGATAATATAGACATAAAACAAATATGCCAACAGTTTGTCGCAGTTAACGATCGACGTAGGCATGTGTTTGGCTCCTTCACATAG